A genomic segment from Kallotenue papyrolyticum encodes:
- a CDS encoding protein rep has protein sequence MLQEVAAQIVPEHRVSTCLRCRLDTGDGVGVYYSEELGKSHYGNVMRCGSVWACPVCSAKVSERRREELNEAIGRWTARGYSVYLLTLTFRHRRQDVLSDVLARFKLAWRKMTSARAYKSLRREYGIRYAIRATEVTWSARNGWHPHFHILLFAEALPPGGPLETLQLESRLRVALFAEWRHQLDRVGLDVVSAAVKVQVTRGAVADYVAKFGREPQRRPWGPEDELTKAQSKSARSAKGATPWEMLRDVQQNGLDSPSARLFREYVEAFAGVRQLYWSPGLRRALGMVPEQTDEALAAEEREDALPVINLQDFEWMAVCVARRRGQLLQVCNEARGDVHAVRAFVEEIVAQQQHAAAVRRDAMHWRIALVDEPLSRPLRPAPAEEREAFWSSYRQPAPDGGPRPPGPRPGWLVPVGFQLVRLGSPVFLAWLHPDFAGLRQRANRLFGPAGT, from the coding sequence GTGCTGCAGGAAGTGGCGGCACAGATCGTTCCTGAGCATCGCGTATCGACCTGCCTACGCTGCCGCCTGGATACCGGCGATGGTGTGGGCGTGTACTACAGCGAAGAATTGGGCAAGAGTCACTACGGCAACGTCATGCGCTGCGGCTCGGTGTGGGCCTGTCCGGTTTGCTCGGCCAAGGTCAGTGAGCGCCGCCGGGAAGAGCTCAACGAGGCGATTGGTCGTTGGACGGCGCGCGGCTACTCGGTCTATCTCCTCACGCTGACCTTTCGCCATCGTCGGCAGGATGTCCTCAGCGACGTGCTGGCGCGCTTCAAACTCGCCTGGCGCAAGATGACGTCCGCCCGCGCCTATAAGTCTCTGCGCCGCGAGTACGGCATCCGCTACGCCATTCGTGCGACTGAGGTTACGTGGTCTGCCCGGAATGGGTGGCATCCTCACTTTCACATTCTCCTGTTTGCAGAGGCTTTGCCTCCGGGCGGGCCGCTGGAAACGCTGCAGCTGGAATCGCGCCTCAGGGTGGCGCTCTTCGCTGAGTGGCGGCACCAGCTTGACCGGGTTGGCCTGGATGTTGTGTCGGCCGCTGTCAAGGTCCAGGTGACGCGTGGTGCGGTAGCGGACTATGTAGCCAAGTTTGGCCGTGAGCCGCAACGCCGCCCTTGGGGGCCTGAGGATGAGCTAACCAAGGCGCAGAGTAAGAGTGCGCGTTCTGCCAAGGGCGCGACGCCCTGGGAGATGTTGCGCGATGTGCAGCAGAATGGGCTGGATTCGCCCTCGGCTCGGCTCTTCCGCGAGTATGTCGAAGCCTTCGCGGGAGTCCGTCAGCTCTACTGGTCGCCGGGCCTGCGCCGGGCGCTCGGCATGGTTCCTGAGCAGACCGACGAGGCGTTGGCTGCTGAGGAGCGCGAGGATGCGCTGCCGGTGATCAACCTGCAGGACTTTGAGTGGATGGCCGTCTGTGTGGCTCGCAGGCGTGGGCAGCTGCTCCAGGTCTGCAATGAAGCGCGTGGCGATGTACACGCTGTTCGCGCTTTCGTTGAGGAAATTGTGGCGCAGCAGCAACACGCTGCGGCTGTGCGGCGTGACGCCATGCACTGGCGCATCGCGCTGGTGGACGAGCCGCTCTCGCGCCCGCTGCGCCCGGCGCCTGCGGAGGAGCGCGAGGCCTTCTGGTCGTCCTATCGCCAGCCGGCGCCTGATGGTGGGCCGCGCCCACCGGGACCGCGTCCGGGCTGGCTGGTGCCGGTGGGCTTCCAGCTGGTGCGTCTTGGGTCGCCGGTGTTTCTCGCCTGGCTGCATCCCGACTTCGCTGGCCTGCGCCAGCGGGCCAACCGTCTCTTTGGTCCTGCTGGCACCTAG
- a CDS encoding phosphoglucomutase/phosphomannomutase family protein, translating into MSSTIKFGTDGWRGVIAEDYTFENVRIVTQAVAEYLKQEGLAARGLVVGYDTRFGSERFAMAAAEVLAANEIHVYLTSKATPTPVISYAILDKKAGGAAIITASHNPGTDNGYKYKPEYAGSASPEVIAKLEANLGATPVRRIEFKDAERRGLIERFDGAPAYVEQISRLVDLEQIKRAGLTIIVDSMFGAGAGYLPMLLDGGSTRVIPINAERNPIFPGIRAPEPIDANLGKLKKVVKESGANVGIAFDGDADRVGLVDETGRFINQLQVFGLLTYYLLEVRGWRGPIVKSISTTSMVNRLGELYNVPVFETPVGFKHMGPKMIEEQAIIGGEESGGFGFARHIPERDGILAALFLIDCMLRQNKTPSQLLQQLFEKVGEHYYDRLDLTYPAAQRPQILQRVADARPETLNNHRVVNISTEGGYKYTLDDGSWLLIRFSGTEPLLRIYTETHAPADVQALLSEGRALVGI; encoded by the coding sequence ATGTCCTCGACGATTAAATTCGGCACCGACGGCTGGCGTGGGGTCATTGCCGAGGATTATACCTTTGAAAATGTTCGCATCGTGACGCAGGCGGTCGCCGAGTACCTGAAACAGGAAGGGCTGGCCGCGCGCGGTCTGGTGGTAGGCTACGACACGCGCTTCGGCTCGGAACGTTTCGCCATGGCCGCTGCGGAAGTGCTGGCCGCCAACGAGATCCACGTTTATCTCACCAGCAAGGCCACGCCCACACCAGTGATCTCCTACGCTATTCTGGACAAAAAGGCTGGCGGCGCAGCGATCATCACCGCCAGCCACAATCCGGGCACAGACAATGGCTACAAATATAAGCCGGAGTATGCCGGGTCGGCCTCGCCCGAGGTCATCGCCAAACTGGAGGCCAACCTGGGCGCGACCCCCGTCCGGCGCATCGAGTTCAAGGACGCCGAACGTCGCGGCCTGATCGAGCGCTTCGACGGCGCGCCGGCCTATGTCGAGCAGATCAGCCGGCTGGTCGATCTGGAGCAGATCAAACGCGCCGGCCTGACGATCATCGTCGACTCGATGTTCGGCGCCGGCGCGGGCTACCTGCCGATGCTGCTGGATGGCGGCTCGACGCGCGTGATTCCGATCAACGCCGAGCGCAACCCGATCTTTCCCGGCATTCGTGCTCCCGAACCGATCGACGCCAACCTGGGCAAGCTCAAAAAGGTGGTCAAAGAGAGCGGCGCCAACGTCGGCATCGCCTTCGACGGCGACGCCGACCGCGTCGGGCTGGTGGACGAAACCGGACGCTTCATCAACCAGTTGCAGGTCTTCGGGCTGCTGACCTACTACCTGCTGGAGGTGCGCGGCTGGCGCGGCCCGATCGTCAAATCGATCTCGACGACCTCGATGGTCAATCGCCTGGGCGAGCTCTACAACGTGCCGGTCTTCGAAACGCCGGTCGGCTTCAAGCATATGGGCCCTAAGATGATCGAGGAGCAGGCGATCATCGGTGGCGAGGAGTCGGGCGGCTTCGGCTTTGCGCGGCACATCCCGGAGCGCGATGGCATTTTGGCGGCGCTGTTCCTGATCGACTGTATGCTGCGCCAGAACAAAACGCCCTCGCAACTGCTGCAACAGCTCTTCGAAAAAGTGGGCGAACACTACTACGACCGGCTGGATCTGACCTATCCGGCGGCGCAGCGGCCACAGATCCTGCAGCGCGTCGCCGATGCACGGCCCGAAACGCTGAACAACCATCGTGTCGTCAACATCTCAACCGAGGGTGGCTACAAATACACGCTGGACGATGGCTCGTGGTTGCTGATCCGCTTCTCGGGCACCGAGCCGCTGTTGCGCATCTATACCGAGACGCATGCCCCCGCCGATGTGCAGGCGCTGCTGAGCGAAGGGCGCGCCCTGGTCGGGATCTGA
- a CDS encoding zonular occludens toxin domain-containing protein, with protein sequence MAIFAVEGRFGGGKSALASFLAVTMAAERGCGLYANYHLQGATPVRYIAELYDIWDSILVLDELQATVDSRGAMSRSNAEFLEWFDQSRKQGNELFVISQALHKLDRRVRDMVDILFVCRNLGGTISAVDVWDAAVERCVSRLTIDRSWAFGLYNHRERAWALLPGSPAAAAAGERARSARALGVR encoded by the coding sequence ATGGCGATCTTTGCGGTTGAAGGGCGCTTCGGCGGTGGCAAGTCTGCACTCGCGTCGTTCCTCGCCGTCACCATGGCGGCGGAGCGTGGCTGCGGGCTCTATGCCAACTACCACCTGCAGGGCGCGACGCCGGTGCGCTACATCGCGGAGCTCTACGATATCTGGGATAGCATCCTTGTGCTGGATGAGCTCCAGGCCACGGTTGACAGCCGTGGCGCGATGAGCCGCTCCAATGCTGAATTTCTTGAGTGGTTCGACCAGTCGCGCAAGCAGGGCAATGAGCTCTTCGTTATCTCGCAGGCGCTCCATAAGCTGGATAGGCGTGTGCGCGACATGGTGGATATCCTCTTCGTCTGCCGCAACTTGGGCGGCACTATCTCAGCGGTGGATGTCTGGGACGCAGCTGTTGAGCGCTGTGTTTCCAGGCTCACCATAGATCGGTCATGGGCCTTCGGGCTCTACAACCATCGTGAGCGAGCGTGGGCACTGCTGCCAGGCTCGCCGGCGGCGGCAGCGGCCGGCGAGCGCGCACGCAGTGCGCGAGCTCTCGGCGTGAGGTGA
- a CDS encoding DUF2726 domain-containing protein has protein sequence MTTTQPGGCLSILARLIGSKPSTTTEAVESFPYAVRDRFLSPAELSFYHNLTQAVAGRAIVLCKVRLADLLYVRQPQEHRSAFGKISQKHADFVLCAPRTMQPIAVVELDDSSHQRERRIQRDAFVDRALAAAGLPLIRIPAQRGYQLAEIQAALSPYIEKA, from the coding sequence ATGACAACCACCCAGCCCGGCGGATGCCTGAGTATCCTTGCCCGCCTCATCGGTTCAAAGCCAAGCACCACCACCGAAGCAGTAGAGAGTTTCCCGTATGCGGTACGCGATAGATTCCTATCGCCCGCCGAACTGTCCTTCTACCACAACCTGACACAGGCAGTAGCCGGGCGCGCCATCGTGCTCTGCAAGGTACGCCTCGCCGACCTACTCTATGTGCGGCAACCACAGGAACATCGAAGTGCCTTCGGCAAAATCTCGCAAAAGCACGCCGACTTCGTACTATGCGCCCCACGAACGATGCAACCTATCGCGGTTGTCGAGCTGGATGACAGCAGCCACCAGCGAGAGAGACGCATACAACGCGATGCCTTTGTAGACCGAGCACTTGCGGCAGCTGGCCTACCCCTGATACGCATCCCCGCGCAACGCGGATATCAGCTGGCAGAGATTCAAGCAGCACTCAGTCCCTACATCGAGAAGGCGTGA